The window CGGCAAACAGATCTGCGAGGGGTGCCCGGTTCTCGTGCAGTGCCGCGATCACGCGTTGAGCACCGGCGAGCCGTACGGCGTCTGGGGCGGCATGACCGAAACCGACCGCCGACGACACGCCCGCCGGCTGGGTCGCGGCGAGCACCGGCCCCTCGAGCCGCGGCACCCTCGACCGACCTCCGCCGGCACCGGGGACGCGGCCTCCTGGTAACCAGCGGCCTGCCGATAACTAAGCGGGACGAGCGCGAAGCCCCGGCGGAGTGCCCGATGATGATGCGATGCGGATAACAGTTTCACGAGCAACTCGACGACGTGACCGACCGGCTGGCGTCGATGTGCCACCCGGGCCGGGGAGGCCATCGACGCCCTCATCCGGGCCGACCTTCCTCTGGCCGAGCGGGTGTCGACCTCACCGAGCAGATCGAGAGTCACACGGTCCGTGCGAGGAGCAGGCACTGGCGCTGCTGGCGTTGCAGGCCCGGTCGCCCGGGACCTGCGCCAGGTCGTCACCGGAGTGCATCTGGTGTCGGATCTGAGCCGAATGGGCGGGCTGGCGCAACACGTCGCCGAGAACGTGCGCCGCCGGCACCCGGACCACGTCACCTCCGGGGAGGACAAAGAACTGCTCGCCCGGATGGGGCGGGTGGCGGGCGAGCTGGCCCGACTCGCCGAACAGGTGCTCCGCAAGCGTGATCCGGCGCCTGCGGCGATAGCGGTGCTGACGCAGCTGCGCACTATCCTGGACCTGACCAACACCGAGATCCAGGTCGCCGAGACCCGAGTCACCCAGGCCAGAACCGAAGCAGTCCGGCGCGAACTCCTCGAGAACGCCGAGAACGCCCGCGGCCGGGCCGAGGCCATCGACGCCGCGATCCGTGACGTCGGGGGAATCCCCGAGCTGTGGTCCGCCCGCGGCCTGGACCGGCCCCTGAGCACCGTCCGCGCCACCCCACCCTCCTTAGGGGAACCGCTCAGCCGGGGCGGGCACGCCGAGGACGTCGCAGTCAAAACCCTGACCGCGAGCCGCGACGCCGCTCTCGAGACCGCCGAGAAGGTCACCCGCAGCAGGGCGCCGAGGGCGCCGGGGGTGCCCTGCGTTCAGTCCCCACCGGCACCGCCACCGGTGTCCCGGAATCGGGCGAGTTGCCGATCGAGGACTTCGACGAGCTCAACATCTCTCATGCGTTAATCCACCCCACGGATGATGCGACCAAGCTGCCCGCACCAGGAAGCGCACCTTGTCTAGCTGCACCGCGCCGGCCAGCACACCACAAGCGAACTCGCCGAAAAGCTGTTCAATGTCGCCCGCTCTACGGTCTACCGCGCCATCCGCCGCGCCGACAGCGCACAACGCCCACCGATCGGACCCTGAGTGTCAGATCCCCGATTGGGACGTGCACAGCCCGCCAGGACACGCCCGGACGGGGTCAGCAACGACGAACGCAACTCGCGTCCAGCTGCGCAAGCAACAGTCGGATCCGCGCGAGACGGCGAGCGTCGGTCCACAGCCACATCGACACGGAGATGGCGAAGAGGATGGTCCAGCCGGTGTCAGCAGTCACGCCCCCGCCGAGGAACTCGTCAAGGCACTTGACCGGCAACAAGACCAGCCCAACGGCATTGAAAATGATCCAGCGCGTTCTCGACTTCTTATGGCGGATCAACAGGTCACGGATCACCTCGCCGTCCGCCTCTGCCGGCAGGGGGTCGCCGTGTTCGATGGCTTTCCAGACGACGCACTCCTCGGGGCGAAACCGTCCGGTGCGCAGACGCCAGCGTCCGTAGACGGCACCGGCAAAAACGCACGCAGCCGCGACGACGACTGCGAAGACGAGCGACTCGAGCATGGTAGGTACTCCTGGGATGTCCGGCGCGGTGACCTGTGTCCGCGATGTCATCTCAGCTTCCGCTCGCTCGGCCATCCGGAAATCAACCGTGGGGTGGGCAAACGGCCCACCTAGGTGTTCCGTCCCCAACCAGCGGCTACGCCAAATCCGCCCGATTCTCGGCGGATACTACGGCGACCCCCCTGGCCGGTCCGAGAAATCTTCCGAATCGGCCTTGCTCGTTTGCGGTTGGTGACAACAGCCTCTTTCCGGCGGCCTGGGCAGGCCACCGTCCGCGCCCCCTTTCTGGCGTATACGGTTCCCACCCTCTCCACGTCGTCGAGCAACTGCACCACCTCTCCGTTCGAGGTGATGTCTACCGACCAGATGACTCATACATGGCGAAGGAACCGCGCGTGTCGCCCCGTAGTCCGGTCAACAGATCACCACTGATTCGCCTTCCGTTCAGGCTCGGCGGGGTGGGCGGCTCGAGGCTGCGTGTTTCGCTCCGGGATCCCGCCGGAGTCCGCAGGTTCGAGCTGCGTTGGGGCGCACGGTGCGGCGGGTCGCAGCATGTGGCCGAACTCCTCCAGGCAGCCGGTGCGCACGTCACCGAATTCGGTGACTGAGGTTTCGCAGGTGGGGATGGCACATGGGGTGAAGAGGTCGAGCTGGGTGAGTTGGTGTCTCGGCTCGGTCATGGGGGTTGCGTTGCCTTGTCCTTGGTGCGGGCACTCCGGGCAGATAGCTGCTGCCCGGTGTGCCCGTTTGGGGCCGATCTACGTGGTGGTCAGGATGTGTCCGCCATGCACTGCATCAGCGGGCTTGATCCGGTGTTAGACTTCGGCCACCTGGGCGCTGGCCGCGGCGGCGGCGACGTCGATCGTCACCTTCTCCAGCGCGGTTCGTGGCACATTCCAGTACCGGCCGTCGTCGCCGCCCAGCTCGGCGATCTTCACCTTGGCACCGTTCGAGAGGACCACGAACAGGGTGGTCGGATCGATATTCCGGGCCTGCTACCACTCAGGAGTGGTACGGGGGTTCGATGTCCGGATCGTCGACGACGACGTCGACACGCGAGTCGGCTACAAGCCGATCGATCGCGGCCGGGCTTGCGCCGATCGACGCGAAGTGAGGATCGATGTCGCAGGTCACGCACCACGTGCGATCGGCTGGCCACACGAACGCGGGGGTAGGTGCTTCAATGTCATCCAGCAGTGTCTTGATCTGGGCGTCCCAGTCGGCGACGTCCTCAAGGGTTCCGTGGAACAGGAAGTAGTCGCGGCCCGGGATCGAGATCTTCGGTGTCGGATCGTCTGCGGTGAAGCTCGGCCACCCATCCCAGATGCAGAAGTAGCAGTCATCAGGCGTGCCGGTGTAGTGGGCAAGCTCGGCCAGGACGACCCCAAGTTGTTCGTTGTCCGACAGCCCCTCCGGGTCGCGTTGGGCATCACCTTCCGTTTGTGCCGGATAGGCCGGGTCTGGGATGAACCGTAAGCGTGCGTACTTGTCGAAGGCGACCGGGTCGCGGGCCGCCAGCCGCGACCAGTTCTCGTCTCGTTGTTCGAGCCAGCGCGCGGCCGACAGATCGACACACCGTGTGATGCTCATTCGACCAGTGTGACCGTTCTGGCGTTTCGTGGTGTCACCTGCGACACCACGGAAGCGTCGAGAACGTGCCAGACCTCGATCGCTGACCGGACGAGGACTCGTCACTGCTGGTTGTGTGGCTGCATGTGTTTTGCAATGTTGCAATCGCAATCGTCTGGCGAAGGGCGCGTTCACCATACGCACATTGCTGGAGGCCAGAACGACCGACGCCGGTTGCCCCGGGCGGTGTACGCCTAGCTAGCTGCTCTGGAAGAAATCGCTTCGTGCGGCATCGCAGAGATCGCGATAGTCCATGCCGTAGACGGTCGCGGCGAAGCGAAATGTCTCGATTGCCAGCGCGAGCGGCCTGTCATCGTCGTACGTTGCGCGGGCATAAGTGGTGAGTGCCTCGTATTGCTGGACTTGCTCTGTCGTTCCAGGCAATCCCGACACGATGGTGCGGCTGATTCGAGGATCCTTGTCCAGTCGTGCTCGCGCTGGCCAGTAGTCGGTGAACTCGCGAGGGGGGATATCGCCTGCATCCATTGAGTTCAGAGCGTCGCGAATCCAATCGATATCGGCGATACCCGCCCGTTCGAACGCCCGGTGCACACACCATCGGGCGAATGCTCGCTGCCTCTCCGGCGGAGCCGCCTCAATCCGGTCGATCAAGTCCCGGTCCAGGCCCGCCACGTACTGTGACGCGTACACGGCCTCGAGGGCAGGGGTGAGGGGCCTTCCTCCGAACTCCTGAAGTTGGGCGCGTGTTGCTTCCGCTTCCGCACTGTTGGGGGCGACCCGCTGGATCTGGCCCTCCTGGTCGAAGACGTACACATAGTCCTGGTTGGGTGTTGGATGCTCGACGGTTTCATCTGCGGACCATGCCGCGTCGGTCTTATGGAGCCGTCGGATGCCGGGGGCACCCGCATCCGATGGCTCCATCAGCCATAGCTGAATGAAATATTCTTCGGTCGGTTCGGTGACCTCGAGACCCGCGTTCCGGTCGCGCCCCTTTGCGTGTGCCCGGACGCCGTACCGGCCCGGAGCGATGGGATCGAAGTCGGCGGCGCGGGTGCCGTCGATCTCCATTACAAGGATGTCCGTGACTGCGACAATCTCGGACTCCTCAACCACTTCCCAATCCGAGGTGCGGGTGTCGTCCGGGCCGGCGGAATCGAGGATCTCGATCGAGAGGCGGGCCGGGCCGTAGGAGATCCCGGTAAAGCTCGAGATGAACCCCGGCCCGACCTCGATCAAGGTGCCCTGCTCTACCGCGTCGAGGGTGTAGGCATCGGCCGTTCCAACCGTGAACTGGTGGTGATCAACTCGGACCACGCCTTCCATCAGCATCTGCGTACACCCTCCTTCTCGTCAAGCAGGTCGGCACTGTCCGCCGGCGATCGGCGGTGGTTCCAAGGTCACGGGCGGAGGCGACGCAGTCCCCATCGCGCGGGCACGAGGAAGACCCCTGCGATCAGGAGGACAAGCGCGGCTTCGGTGAGTTGGAACTGTCGGAACCTGTTGTCGGCGTGATAGCGCACTTCGAAGTGGTCGGCACCCTGAGTTCGCAGGCAGGTATCGAAGTCCCGTTGCTGCTCTTGGTAGAGGTTTTCGGTGCGGGCGTTGTAGTCGGCGTACGTTTCGTCCGGGCGTTGGCCGAAGTCGTCGTCGCTGTAGATCGCACGAGCACAGTGCTGCTGGTCGATGTCGACGACGTTCCCGCCGACGTCGACGTAGTCCGATCCGATCGAACAGGAATCGAACCAGTAGCCGGTGTTTCCGGAGGATGCGTATGCCGCAGCACCGCTGAGCGGCCGGGCATCGATACTTGCCGGCGCGTAGTGCGGACGGGCCCCGAGTTGCAGTCCGACCATGATCGCCACCGTCGCACTTCGCCACGATCGGCGGAACCGCCGAAGCGATCGCCGCTACGCTGGCCCTCACAGATGTCGACG of the Rhodococcus oxybenzonivorans genome contains:
- a CDS encoding WhiB family transcriptional regulator, with the protein product MLPVGPSSPPTDEITPGDRDWREDAACRGVESSVFFSPDGERGTARARRQSRGKQICEGCPVLVQCRDHALSTGEPYGVWGGMTETDRRRHARRLGRGEHRPLEPRHPRPTSAGTGDAASW